One Fontisphaera persica DNA window includes the following coding sequences:
- a CDS encoding DJ-1/PfpI family protein — protein MSKRILIVTDDAGESQEIYYARHRFLEAGWTPVIAATQKKLLNTVIHDFAPGWNTYIEKPGYLIQADLALKDVKPAQYAAALLIGGRAPEFLRHDRRLIQVVRAMHEQGRWLFAICHGVQILVAAGLVAGRELTCYCNVRNEAELAGARWVNRQSVVDREKRIITAQTWESHPEFYRDIFAHLT, from the coding sequence ATGAGCAAGCGCATTTTAATTGTCACGGACGACGCGGGGGAGTCGCAGGAGATTTATTACGCGCGGCACCGTTTTTTGGAGGCGGGGTGGACGCCGGTCATTGCGGCGACGCAGAAGAAGCTGCTGAACACCGTCATCCATGATTTTGCGCCCGGCTGGAATACGTACATTGAAAAGCCCGGGTATTTGATTCAGGCGGACCTTGCGCTGAAAGACGTGAAGCCCGCGCAATATGCCGCGGCCCTGCTCATCGGGGGGCGGGCGCCGGAGTTTTTGCGGCATGACCGGCGGCTGATTCAGGTGGTGCGGGCGATGCATGAGCAGGGGCGATGGTTGTTTGCCATTTGCCACGGGGTGCAAATTCTGGTGGCGGCGGGGCTGGTGGCGGGGCGGGAGCTGACGTGCTATTGCAATGTGCGCAACGAGGCCGAGCTGGCCGGGGCGCGCTGGGTGAACCGCCAGAGCGTGGTGGACCGGGAGAAACGGATTATCACGGCGCAGACGTGGGAGAGTCACCCCGAGTTTTATCGGGACATTTTCGCGCATCTGACGTGA